The sequence below is a genomic window from Abditibacteriota bacterium.
TGAGAGAAGACGGACTGATCAAGGTCCTCGAGGGCATCACCACTCCCGACGAGGTCATGAGAGTCGTCTTTACGGCCGGTTATTGATAGGGGAGACTATATGGCAGACAAACCTACTACCTTCGCTCCTCAGGACGTCAAGTCCCTGAACGACGTCCATCTGGACGATCTGCTGAACGAAATGGCCAGCCTGGGCTCCTCCGACCTTCACCTGGCGGTGGGGCTCCCGCCCATGATCCGCAAGGACGGCGGTCTCAGGAAGCTGAACTATGAAGTCTTCAAGCCCATGATCCTCCAGAGGGTCATATACGACATCCTGAACGACGAGCAGATACAGAAGTTCGAAGAGTCCTGGGAGCTGGATATGTCTTACTACGTCCAGAACCTGGCCCGTTTCAGGGTGAACATATATAAGGACAGAGGCAATCTGGCCGGCGCCTTCCGTATCATCCCCATGAAGACCCCTACCATCGAGGAGATGGGTCTTCCCAAGGTGCTGGGGGATCTGTGCGAAAAGCCCAGAGGCCTCATACTGGTGACCGGTCCTACCGGCTCCGGCAAGTCCACCACCCTGGCTGCCATGGTCCACAAGATCAATCTGGAGCAGGAGCAGCATATCATCACCATCGAGGACCCTGTGGAATTTGTCCACAATCACATCAAGAGCATCGTCAATCAGAGAGAAGTGGGCACGGACACCAAGGCCTTTGCCAACGCTCTGAGAGCCGCCATGCGTGAAGACCCGGACGTCATCCTGGTGGGTGAAATGAGAGACCTGGATACCATGCAGAATGCTATCCGGGCCGCCGAGACAGGCCACCTGGTCTTTGCCACCCTCCACACCAATTCCGCGTCTTCCACCGTGGACAGGATCGTGGACTCCTTCCCTGCGGAGCAGCAGGAGCAGATCAGGCTCATGCTGTCCAACTCCCTGCAGGCTATCCTGTGCCAGCAGCTGCTGCCCAGAGCCTCCGGCAAGGGCCGTATAGCCGCCATGGAGATCCTGCTGGGGACTCCCGCCGTGCGCAACCTTATCCGTGAATCCAAGAGCCATCAGCTGACCAGTACCATCCAGACCAGCGGCGGTATCGGCATGCAGACCATGGACCAGCACCTGAAGGAGCTGTATCAGTCCGGAATGGTCACCTATGACGACGCCGTGGGCAAGGCCATGAGCCCAGAAGAGTTCAAGGCCATGGTATCGTCGGGTCAAGTGAAAAAATAACCATAGGAGGCAGTACACATGCCCAGTTTTTCGTATACCATCAAGGACGAAGAAGAAAAGATCCTGGAAGGCACAGCCGAAGCCGACAGTGAAGATATTCTCCGCACCCGTCTTTCCGAACAGGGCTTTACCGTTCTCGAGATAAAGCAAACCAAGACCACCACCGGCGCCCGCAAGGTGTACGGCGGCGTCAAGGCCAAGGACCTGTCCATCATGTGCAGACAGTTCTCCGTTATGATCGACGCCGGCGTGTCCCTGGTCCGCAGCCTGAACGTTCTCAGTCAGCAGGTGTCCAACCCCAAGCTGAAGATAGTGCTGGAGGACGTGAAGCTGGACGTGGAGGCTGGTAATCAGCTCTACAAGGCTCTGTCAAAGTATCCCGCCATATTCGACAGACTGTTCGTCGGTCTGATCAAGGCCGGCGAGGTCGGCGGTAACCTGGAAGAGTCCCTGCACAGACTGTCGGAGTTCCTGGAGTCCGACGTGAAGCTCAAGAACAAGATCAAGTCCGCTATGACCTATCCTACGGTAGTTATGGTGGCGGCCATCACCATCGTGCTGGTGCTGATGACCTTTGTCATCCCTCAGTTTTTGAGCATGTTTGAGGACCTGGGCGTCAAGGAGCTCCCTCCCACCACCCAGTTCCTGAAGGACTTTTCCGACTTCCTGCTGCAGAAGTGGTATCTGCTCATAGGCATCGTGGCCTGCGCCGTGGGTCTGTGGAAGTGGATCGCCTCCACCAAACTGGGCAACAGGTGTATCGACTGGGGCAAGCTGAAGGTGCCCGTGTTCGGCGATCTGACCCTGAAGGTGGCTATCAGCCGTTTTGCCAGAACCCTGGCTACCCTCCTCTCCTCCGGCGTGCCCATTCTGCAAGCCATGGAGACCGTGGCCGGCACCGTGTCCAACGAGATCATCTCCGACGCCATCTTTGACGCCAGAGAAGCCATCCGCGAAGGTGAGGGCATCGCTCCTCCTCTGGAGCGCAGCAAGCTGTTTCCTCCCATGGTGGTCCACATGATCGCCATCGGACAGGAGTCCGGCGCTCTGGACCCCATGCTCCTGAAGGTGGCAGACTTCTACGAGGACGAGGTGGACAACATGGTGGCCTCCCTGACCTCGGCTCTGGAGCCTTTGCTGATCATATTCCTGGGCGGAATAGTCGGCTTTATCGTCATATCGGTCTTTATGCCTATCATCAACATCACCCAGACCCTGTCCGGTGACGGCGCTGCCGAATAGGTACAGAGATATAATTGAAACTTTTGGGTCTATCAGTGCGTCGCACTGATAGACTTTTTTATGTCCGGACCGCGGGGAGCCGTCCGGTAACAGAGGTGTCAGCGTGAACATTCAGCTATTGACCATAGGCATAGTATTTGCCTTTCTCTTCGGGATCACCATAGGCAGCTTTCTCAACGTGTGCATATACAGGCTGCCTCTCGGTATGTCCGTCAATTTTCCCCCTTCCCATTGTCCCAAATGCAAGCACAGGCTGGGGGCGGCGGACCTGTTTCCTCTCTTCAGCTTCCTGCTTTTGGGCCGCAAATGCAGATATTGCGGCGCCCCCATCAGCTGGACCTACTTTTCCCGGGAGCTGCTCACCGGGCTCATATTCGTGTGCATCTTCCTCCGGTTCGGCTACAGCATAGACACTGTGTGCTACTGCCTCTTTGCCGCGGGGCTCATAGTGGCCTTCTTCACCGACCTGGAGACCTACATCATACCCGACTCGGTGAACATAGCCCTCTGCATCTTCGGCGTGGCCCGGGATATAGCCCGGATAGCCGAGGCCTCCGGCTACGCAGTGGGCGGCGGCTCCGCCCTGACCCTCTACAGCATCCCCTTTACGGACGTGAGCTTTCGCATGATGCCCTCGGTCATGGGCATAGTGCTGTGCGGCGGCGCCTTCTGGCTGCTGACGGTGATAGGCTACCACGCCTTCAGGCCCAGAGATCCCAAAAAGAGAGAGGGCTACGAAGGCGCCATGGGCATGGGCGACGTGTTTCTGGCAGCCGGCATAGGCGCGGTGCTGGGGGCCCGGAAGGGCTTTATCAGCTTTCTCGCGGCCATATTTCTGGGCACCTTCATCGGCCTTATAGTGATAGCCGTCCGCAGGAGAAAGGGCGACCTGCAGGGAGAGGGCACCATGATCCCCTTCGGGCCCTTTATGGCCGCCGGAGCCATGATAGTACTCTTCTTTGCAGACAAGCTGACCCTCCTCTGGAAACTGTGGCTGGGCCTGTTTGCATGATACAGAAAATACCAGAACGCGGGAACATTGAACGGATTTAGACAGACTAATAAATGTATGCGAATACATTAATTTTTGCAAGGGTTGAATCTATGAATACGAGAAACAAATTCATGCATGAAGGCTTTACTCTCATCGAGCTGCTTACGGTCATAGCCATAATTGCTATATTGTCCGCTATCATTTTCCCGATCATGAAGAGCGTGTCCGAGCAGACGGATCGCACCGCCTGCACCTCCAATATGAAGGAGATAGGGGTGGCTCTCTCCATGTATCACGCCGACAACGGCCGCTATCCGGCCGGACTGGCTCCCGACGTGGAGTATGACGGCGACGGCAATCCCAAGGGCATCACAGGCTCCAAGACCAACCTGTTCGCCAATGACTATCTGGCCAACACCGAAGCTTTTCATTGCCCCTCCGACGTCCGTTTTGAGGACAAGTATGAAGTTGTTAAGCTCGCCGACAGGGACGTGTACGCCTATTCGTCCTACGAGGTGTATATCAACGACGCCTCCTCCTATGACAACGTAGGCACCGACAACGTGGTCTGCTACAACGCAGGCAGCAACCCCGTGAAGCAGTACGCCCTGTCCTGGACCAATGACAAGGACGCCGCCGGCACCGATTATGCCAGGCAGCTCAAATGGAAGAACCCTCCTTCAAGCACCGTGGTCTGCTGGTGCATGAATCATGCCGATTACCCTTACGCTCAGGACGGCTCCGCCTCCGGCAAGTCGCTGGTGCTGTTCCTGGACGGTCACGTAGATCTGTTTAACGACGTATCCATAGTGGCAGGCAACACCTGGAAAGTAAAGCCCATCAAAGAATAGAGTTCCGTATTAGAATGCAGGATAGAAGAATGAAAGCTATGAAAAGAATAACAGCTGTGCATGGCAGACGCGGTTCTACGCTGATCGAGATCCTTGTCACGATATTTGTCCTGACAGGCGGTTTGTTTGTTCTGTACGGAATGTATCCTCAAGGCTTCAATATTCTGGAAAATGCCCGGAATATCAATACAGCCAAGGGGCTTATCCAGACAAGTATCTCGGATCTGCAGTCCAGAGCCGGCAATTTGCCATTTGCCATAGTTCCGTGCGACGATCTCGGAGATCCGGACGGCAGGATCCAGCAGGGCAACGGCACCGTGAAGATCTCCGCCCTCAACCCTTATCTCACCGAGAAGAACACCTTTGAGACCGACGAAGACGGCAACTACAAGGCCGACGGCCAGGGCAATTATCAGAGAGGCAGCCTGCTCCGCAGCAGAAAGGTAGTGGGCGAAAAGACCGAGATACCCGGCGGGGACTACGTGACCACCGCCAACGGCAACCTCTACGGCGGCAAATACACGCTGCTCTTCAGCCCCATAGACACCGAGAGAGACGCTGCCGGCAAGCTGGTCCGCTTCAGGATAGCAGGTCCCGAGATGACTCTCATAGACGACTCGGCCACCTCCCAGTATCCGGTCAATCAGATATGGACCGATGCAGAATTCGGCTGCTACTTCAGCGAATATGACAGCAGGCTGTATTTTGCATTTTTGCCCTCTTCCGTCTATACCACCATGGACTATACCCGGAAGCTGGACTACGACAGAAAGTATTACGTATCCTACATGGTGCGCAACCAGACCACGGGCCAGGTGTTCCGCAAGGAAGGCGGCATCCGGGTCAAGTCCGACTACGACGGCAGATGGAGCACCCTGTTTTATGACTACGACGAGAACAACGCCGAGCTGAACACCACCAACCTGATGGACGTGGGCAACGGCTACGTATTCCTGGCGGACACCCTGAAGGTCAAGAGGATCTTCGAAGAGGTGACGGACGGCAGCTTTGGCAGAGATCCCTACCAGTTCGTCATGGCCGACCCCATCGTGGGCACCGTAGTATTCAACCCTCTCGGCCACGACCTGAAGTTTGAGGCGGACGGCCGCAAGACGGCTCTGACCGCCACCATAGACTACATGATATATGACTCCCGCATCATCGCGCAGGACTTCCAGTTCCCTGCCAGTCACGATTATGACGGCTCGGTGAAGCTGAAGCTGCACACGGGAGGCATCCTGGGCGTGGGCAGTCCCACCGACATCACCGACGGCGCCGGCACGGACAACCCCGACGAGCCCACCTTTGAAGGCCTCATCAGAGGCGCCTTTGACGCCACGGGCAACGTGAACCTGCAGCTGGGCCACAAGATATCCACGGTGGACGAGCTGGTGCTGCCTCAGTCGGTGCTCATCATCGACATGGCCACCGGTCTCAGAGTGTTCCCGGCCGACGAGGACGCTTCGGATATATCCATCGACTTTGGCAACGGAGTCATCAACTTCCGGTCCTCCACGGTGGATCTGATCAGCTGGGCCGACGGCTCCTCCAGACCCGTGTATTCGGACGTGGATATGTCCAACAGGGCCGTGAGAGTGTATTACCGCACGGACAACGACTGGCTGGTGAAGTTCGTCAAGCTGCCCGACAGCTTCATGGACAACGGCAAGGGCGAGAAGAACTACAACCTGAACGTGGACCTCAACTGGGACGAATACGGCATAGCGGCCAACTCTCCCGGCAGGGTGTATTTCCCTCAGGTGTACGCCGGTCTGGACGTACTGGTGGACTATGTGGACACGGACGGCAACGCCGTGTACGGCGAGCTGCAGAAGATATCCGAGTTCCCCGAGGACAACCAAAGCAGCTGCTACATCGAGCTGAAGAATGACGCCGAGTCCATCTCCAACATCAGAGGCTCGGGGATCAACGTAGGCGCTTACTGGAGAAACAACGGTAAGTTCAGAGCGAGAGACATCAATTTTTCAATCATCGGACAGTAAAATATGAAAAGCATGATCATTAACAGAGCGCCAGTGAGCCGGCAAGGCTTCACTCTCATGGAGCTTTTGGTAGTATTGGCTCTTTCTATCATTCTTATGGCGCTGCTCCTGGTACCTATCTACAAGACTCTGGAAAACAACCGTCTTACCGGAGCCAGTGTGAACGCCCAGAAGTCTGCCCGGGATGCCATGGACAAGGTGAGAAAGGATATCTCAGAGGCTATATACGTCTATGACTCCGGCGAGACTCCCATGCTGCTGCCCGTCAACCATTTGGTGGACTCCGACGGCAACTTTGTCGACAAGCCTGTGGTCCTGGACAATGCCGTGATCAATCTGATCATGCCCAAGACCGAGTTCTACTGCTCCAATCCGGATCACGATCCCTCTGCCAGCAGGAGCTTTCCAAGAGGCGACAGATACGCCGACGACGGGCTGGAAATGGCTATCAACGAATGTCCTTCCTGCCACACCAGCCAGTTCGTAAAGGTAGTCCCCAAGACTCCCATCGAAAAGGGCAATCTGGTGGTCAGATACTTCCTGGGCCTCAAATACAACAAGGACGAGGATGCCAATAGGAGCATCATGACTGCCGGCGACCTGCTGGCCGATCCTCTGGACTGGACAGTGGCCGACAACGAGGGCTGGAGACCCGAGTCCAACTGGAACGAGGCAGAGGGCATGGACAACAGCCTGATCCTCTACCGGGTGGAATTCGATCCCTATGACGACAGCCTGTTCCCCGAGGAATACTCTCTGCCCGAGGACAGAGAAGCCGCTCCCGAGCAGTGGGACAAGGTGATGGCCAGGAGGATCTCCGACGCCAACGTGTTCTATCATCCCGACGTGGCCGACGTATGGGCCGAGCGGGCCGACACCGTGGGCCTGGCGGAGGCCATGGACCTGGGCGCCGCCGACAAGGACAGAGATTACGTGGACGGCCACCCCTTCAGAGTCAAGGCTACCGTGGCCTTTGTGCCCGCAGCCATAGCCGGCGAGGCTCCCAGAGCCGACACCGGCAACGAGGCTGTCTTTGACGGACAGGGCTTTGCCCCTGCCTCCTACAGCACCAAATACGCCCTGCTGGGCAAGACCCTGAGGGTGGAGGTGACCCGCTCCGACGCCAACATGCAGCCCGTGAAGAAGTGGCTCCTGGAGGTGGCTCCCAACGGCTCCAACGGCATCCTCAAGGAGTATGCCTCGCCGTCGGATCCCACCAGCGCTCTCAGCAGCGTGTTCGACGTGAACGACTATATGTACGGCGCTTCCCGCAGCGTGTCCCTGACGGATATGCAGGGCGAGGATATGCCCATGGCCTTCACCTTCAACGCCGAGAACGGCAAGATAGAGTTCGGCCTGGTTCCCAAGCCCAATCCGGAGCTGCAGGACAACCTGGATCAGACCCGGCTGTTCTACTATCCCGACATAGACGTTTACGGCTACAAGTTTCTGGAATATCCCAACGCTTCCGTGGTTCCCGGCAGCGAACAGGTGAGCTATTACAACGCCTATTACCGCAACAACACCGGCGACATAGTGGAGAACGGCTACGTGACCTACAACGATCTGGAAGCCCACGGGGTGGACAGCGTGTTTTATCAGCGGGCGCCTTATTCCCTGGGTCAGCTGACCTACAACCAGTACAAGATGGATTATGAAAAGGGTATAGTTTACTGGAAGCCCTTGCTCGCCCATAACGCCAACGTGTTTCCCGAGCTCTATATTGACATACCCACGGTCAATTACAGGATCCAGTTCAACAAGCCTTCCGACAAGGTTACTATTTCCTACAGCACCAACGAGGTTATCGACGTGGTCATGGATATGAGGATGCACTACAGCAACAGCTTCCCGCCCAAGTCCTCTTCGGTAAACGAAAAGGTCGTGGTAGGCAATGCGTTAAGATAGGGGCAGGACTATGATGCGTACCAATAATTCCAAGGGTTTTACTCTGATACTTGCCTTGATAGT
It includes:
- a CDS encoding prepilin peptidase; the encoded protein is MNIQLLTIGIVFAFLFGITIGSFLNVCIYRLPLGMSVNFPPSHCPKCKHRLGAADLFPLFSFLLLGRKCRYCGAPISWTYFSRELLTGLIFVCIFLRFGYSIDTVCYCLFAAGLIVAFFTDLETYIIPDSVNIALCIFGVARDIARIAEASGYAVGGGSALTLYSIPFTDVSFRMMPSVMGIVLCGGAFWLLTVIGYHAFRPRDPKKREGYEGAMGMGDVFLAAGIGAVLGARKGFISFLAAIFLGTFIGLIVIAVRRRKGDLQGEGTMIPFGPFMAAGAMIVLFFADKLTLLWKLWLGLFA
- a CDS encoding prepilin-type N-terminal cleavage/methylation domain-containing protein codes for the protein MKSMIINRAPVSRQGFTLMELLVVLALSIILMALLLVPIYKTLENNRLTGASVNAQKSARDAMDKVRKDISEAIYVYDSGETPMLLPVNHLVDSDGNFVDKPVVLDNAVINLIMPKTEFYCSNPDHDPSASRSFPRGDRYADDGLEMAINECPSCHTSQFVKVVPKTPIEKGNLVVRYFLGLKYNKDEDANRSIMTAGDLLADPLDWTVADNEGWRPESNWNEAEGMDNSLILYRVEFDPYDDSLFPEEYSLPEDREAAPEQWDKVMARRISDANVFYHPDVADVWAERADTVGLAEAMDLGAADKDRDYVDGHPFRVKATVAFVPAAIAGEAPRADTGNEAVFDGQGFAPASYSTKYALLGKTLRVEVTRSDANMQPVKKWLLEVAPNGSNGILKEYASPSDPTSALSSVFDVNDYMYGASRSVSLTDMQGEDMPMAFTFNAENGKIEFGLVPKPNPELQDNLDQTRLFYYPDIDVYGYKFLEYPNASVVPGSEQVSYYNAYYRNNTGDIVENGYVTYNDLEAHGVDSVFYQRAPYSLGQLTYNQYKMDYEKGIVYWKPLLAHNANVFPELYIDIPTVNYRIQFNKPSDKVTISYSTNEVIDVVMDMRMHYSNSFPPKSSSVNEKVVVGNALR
- a CDS encoding type II secretion system F family protein, which gives rise to MPSFSYTIKDEEEKILEGTAEADSEDILRTRLSEQGFTVLEIKQTKTTTGARKVYGGVKAKDLSIMCRQFSVMIDAGVSLVRSLNVLSQQVSNPKLKIVLEDVKLDVEAGNQLYKALSKYPAIFDRLFVGLIKAGEVGGNLEESLHRLSEFLESDVKLKNKIKSAMTYPTVVMVAAITIVLVLMTFVIPQFLSMFEDLGVKELPPTTQFLKDFSDFLLQKWYLLIGIVACAVGLWKWIASTKLGNRCIDWGKLKVPVFGDLTLKVAISRFARTLATLLSSGVPILQAMETVAGTVSNEIISDAIFDAREAIREGEGIAPPLERSKLFPPMVVHMIAIGQESGALDPMLLKVADFYEDEVDNMVASLTSALEPLLIIFLGGIVGFIVISVFMPIINITQTLSGDGAAE
- a CDS encoding DUF1559 domain-containing protein; protein product: MNTRNKFMHEGFTLIELLTVIAIIAILSAIIFPIMKSVSEQTDRTACTSNMKEIGVALSMYHADNGRYPAGLAPDVEYDGDGNPKGITGSKTNLFANDYLANTEAFHCPSDVRFEDKYEVVKLADRDVYAYSSYEVYINDASSYDNVGTDNVVCYNAGSNPVKQYALSWTNDKDAAGTDYARQLKWKNPPSSTVVCWCMNHADYPYAQDGSASGKSLVLFLDGHVDLFNDVSIVAGNTWKVKPIKE
- a CDS encoding type IV pilus twitching motility protein PilT gives rise to the protein MADKPTTFAPQDVKSLNDVHLDDLLNEMASLGSSDLHLAVGLPPMIRKDGGLRKLNYEVFKPMILQRVIYDILNDEQIQKFEESWELDMSYYVQNLARFRVNIYKDRGNLAGAFRIIPMKTPTIEEMGLPKVLGDLCEKPRGLILVTGPTGSGKSTTLAAMVHKINLEQEQHIITIEDPVEFVHNHIKSIVNQREVGTDTKAFANALRAAMREDPDVILVGEMRDLDTMQNAIRAAETGHLVFATLHTNSASSTVDRIVDSFPAEQQEQIRLMLSNSLQAILCQQLLPRASGKGRIAAMEILLGTPAVRNLIRESKSHQLTSTIQTSGGIGMQTMDQHLKELYQSGMVTYDDAVGKAMSPEEFKAMVSSGQVKK